In Indicator indicator isolate 239-I01 chromosome 29, UM_Iind_1.1, whole genome shotgun sequence, the following are encoded in one genomic region:
- the MRPL58 gene encoding peptidyl-tRNA hydrolase ICT1, mitochondrial, translating to MAAHTLRGLCRPRLGLLAAWFSQRAAAGTEYRSIYSLDKLYPPRQEDSRSTPQTQAATLDIPMDRLTVTYCRSSGPGGQNVNKVNSKAEVRFHLASADWIPEATREKMALMHRNKINRAGELIVNSEESRYQMRNLAICLEKIRTMVTEATEKPKVVSKETTEKLIERVEKMNRERLRQKKIHSSIKQSRKADFD from the exons ATGGCGGCGCACACGCTGCGGGGCCTCTGCCGGCCGCGGCTGGGGCTTCTCGCCGCCTGGTTCTCGCAGCGAGCCGCCGCCGGGACCGAGTATCGCAGCATCTACAGCCTCGATAAGCTGTACCCGCCCCGACAGGAAGACTCCCGCAGCACCCCG CAGACGCAGGCGGCCACCCTCGACATCCCCATGG ATCGCCTGACTGTGACCTACTGCCGGAGCAGTGGCCCGGGTGGGCAGAATGTCAACAAAG tgaacagcaaagcagaggttCGGTTCCACCTGGCATCAGCAGACTGGATTCCAGAAGCTACGAGAGAAAAAATGGCATTGATG CACAGGAATAAGATTAACCGAGCTGGTGAGCTGATTGTGAACTCTGAAGAGAGCCGCTACCAGATGAGGAATCTGGCGATCTGTTTGGAGAAGATCAGAACCATGGTGACAGAGGCAACTGAGAAGCCCAAGGTGGTATCAAAGGAGACTACAGAGAAGCTCATAGAAAG GGTGGAAAAAATGAACCGTGAACGACTACGTCAGAAGAAGATACACTCAAGTATAAAACAGAGCAGG
- the CDR2L gene encoding cerebellar degeneration-related protein 2-like codes for MLSADRMEEFQSEEEEPWYDQQDLEQDLHLAAELGKTLLERNKELEDSLQQMYATNEEQVQEIEYLTKQLEMLRQMNEQHAKVYEQLDLTARDLELANQKLVLESKTSQQKIQCLTETIEGLQNQVEELQKQVEEMRSLEQLRIRREKRERRRTIHTFPCLKELCSSPRYEDAFQVHSSSTEFNQKPLERENERLQAMVNSLRSQVNQEKQRKERVEREYSSVIQEYSDLEQRVCEMENCKLRIKELEAELLELQQMKQVKKYLLSREDNLSEALLEPLNNAPEADYIDLSEEEGGKSQGPSMSPSPNHPVRKSCSDTALNAIVAKDAVSRHEGNYTLHANNVRKRGMSILREVDEQYHALLEKYEELLSKCRQHKDSVRHAGVQTSRPISRDSSFRDFRSEGYESEERKTMEKTISKHVEAVDKRLEQSQPEYKALFKEIFSRIQKTKADINATKVKNKSGK; via the exons ACTTGCAtttggctgcagagctggggaagacACTGCTGGAGCGTAACAAGGAGCTGGAGGACTCCCTGCAGCAGATGTATGCCACCAACGAGGAGCAAGTGCAGGAAATTGAG TACCTGACTAAGCAACTCGAGATGCTGCGGCAGATGAACGAACAGCATGCAAAAGTCTACGAGCAGCTGGACCTGACAGCACGGGACCTGGAGCTGGCTAACCAGAAGCTCGTGCTGGAGAGCAAGACATCCCAACAGAAGATACAGTG cttgaCAGAAACGATTGAGGGGCTGCAGAACCAagtggaggagctgcagaagcaggtgGAGGAAATGaggagcttggagcagctccGCATTCGGCGGGAGAAGAGGGAACGGCGCCGAACCATCCACACCTTCCCCTGCCTTAaggagctgtgctccagccccag gtATGAGGACGCGTTCCAGGTCCACAGCTCCTCCACAGAGTTCAACCAGAAGCCACTGGAGAGGGAGAATGAGCGTCTGCAAGCCATGGTGAACTCGCTGAGGTCCCAGGTCAACCAGGAGAAGCAGCGGAAGGAGAGGGTTGAGCGAGAGTACAGCTCTGTAATCCAGGAGTACTCGGACCTGGAGCAGCGAGTCTGCGAGATGGAGAACTGCAAACTGCGCATCAAGGAGCTGGAAGCAGAGCTCCTGGAGCTCCAGCAGATGAAGCAGGTCAAGAAGTATCTGCTCAGCCGAGAAGACAACTTGTCCGAGGCCCTCCTCGAGCCATTGAATAACGCCCCAGAGGCAGACTACATCGACCTCTccgaggaggagggagggaaaagccaGGGGCCCTCCATGAGCCCTTCCCCAAACCACCCCGTCCGGAAGAGCTGCAGCGACACCGCCCTCAACGCCATCGTCGCCAAGGACGCCGTGAGCCGGCACGAGGGCAACTACACCCTGCACGCCAACAACGTGCGCAAGAGGGGCATGTCCATCCTCAGGGAGGTGGACGAGCAGTACCACGCCCTGCTGGAGAAGTAcgaggagctgctgagcaagTGCCGGCAGCACAAGGACAGCGTGCGCCACGCCGGCGTCCAGACCTCCCGGCCCATCTCCCGCGACAGCTCCTTCAGAGACTTCCGGAGCGAGGGATACGAGTCGGAAGAGCGGAAAACCATGGAGAAGACCATCAGCAAGCACGTGGAGGCCGTGGACAAGcggctggagcagagccagcccGAGTACAAGGCTCTGTTCAAGGAGATCTTCTCCCGTATCCAGAAGACAAAAGCAGACATCAACGCCACCAAGGTGAAAAACAAGAGCGGCAAATGA